Genomic segment of Acomys russatus chromosome 9, mAcoRus1.1, whole genome shotgun sequence:
GGAAGTGAGAACACACAGAAAATTCAAGCACAGAATCATCCTGAATGCCCTTCTttttgcttccttctctcctttgtaCCAGATCCAGAATCACCTTGAAATGCCCTACAGCCCGGTCTTACAGACGgagaggctccttcctctctgatgactcgagctctgtcaagttgacataaaactagccaacacagctAGTATTAGGGGTCCAGAGTACAGAAAGTGTGACCTTCTCCTCACCACCTGAGTCACTACAAATACTTTTTTCTGATCCCCATGTTCACAGAGTGAAAAGTGTGGGGAGCCAGAAATTTGCTTAGTgtttgatgggggagggctcagcccattttgggtggtgccatctctggacTGGAAATCCTGGGATTTATATACAAGCAGGCtaggcaagccatggggaacaagccagtaagcagcacccctctgtggcctctgcatcagctcctgccctcagcCCCAGtcccagccctgcttgagttcctgacctgacttccttcaatgccGACCATGATGTGGATATATAGgggcaaataaacccttccctccccaagtgggtttggtcatggtgttttagtacagcaacaacaaactaaGACACTAGCAAAGCTTGTGTCAATTAGTACTGTTTCTAAtttgtgtgtctgagtgcttATGTACCCTTGGCTTTCTGgatctttaaaaatatcctaGATACATTTTTGAAGTATTTAAAAGACAGAGTTCTATGTAACCTGGGGTAGCTTTCAACTTGCAAACCCTGCCTTGTCCCTTCAAGTGCTAGTATTACAAGTGCACTTGGCTCTTCAGGCTATGAAAGTGGTTCAGGCTATGAAAGTGGTTTTGGTGACAGGAACAGACATGCACAGAGCCTCTGAGTATCACAAAGGTTGCTACCAACATATTCTGTAAATGTTTAGTTACAGCAAAATCTGAAGGGCCTTATTAAGACTTAGTGCTAGAAACCCAATAGCAAGGAATGTTCTCCAACCTTTTCGTCTTTATCCTCTTCCAGTTTCGAGGTGGTCGCGGAATATCTTTTCATCCCGGCAAGTTCTTCCTGGGCTTGCTGGCATTTCTGCAGAAGTTCAGATATTTCCTGCTCTTTGGATTTCAAGAGCATCTGGatgctttccttttcccttttcaccTGTGAGACCTCACTTCGAACCTGGGCAACCTCCGAAtgggctttctctttctcttttactgAATCCTTTAATTTTGTTGCTAACACGTTCACTTCACTCTCTAAGGATGCCTGGAGCTTTTCATAGGCAGACTTGGGGACCATTGCATCGGTCATGGCCGCTTTCTCctccaggaattttttttccagccttgcGACTTCCGCCTCCTTGCTTGCAAGGCGCTCTTTGAGgctgcttattttttcttccatctctttggCCGTTGTGCGCAGCGTCGTTATCACTTGTAAATGTTCTGTGATGGACACAGAGTTCTCTTTGTGAGCGTCCACCAGCTGTTTGAGCTGAGTCAACTCGTTCAACACTTTGGAATACTGAGACTTCATCTCCGACAGAGCTTCTTCTGCCTTGGCCCTGGACAGGTTTGTCACATGCATCAGCCTCTCGTGTTCAGCTTTATGAATGTATTCGGTTGCATCTTCTAGAGATTTCCTCTTCCTGTAATCCTCCAGCTCCGCCTGGGCTTCTTTGTACAGCTGTGACAGCTCATTCACCTGTTTGTTGAGTTCGTCTATCATCCTGTTCATGGCCTCTTTCATGTCCCCAGCGTCGTCAGGGGCTTCCGGTGGCGTCTGACTTTTTAGTGTATCCTTCAGTTTCATGATTTCTTCTTGGGCCTGCTGGTATTTCTCAAACAACAATGCTTTCTCCTTATTCATATTCTCAATAATGGAGCAGTGGGAGCTTTTCCTCTCCTCACATTCTTCTGTAGGTGGCTTGGTCGccccagccttttccttctctgcaAGCCTTGCTTCTaactctctcaccctctctttaTTCCTTTCACTCTCCTCCAGTGCATTCTGCAGGTCTTGTTTTAGGGCATCAATTTCCTCATCAGTGACCCTCGCCTCTCGGGGATGGGAATAGCCATCTGCACTCTCATGGGAGAGGAGACCCAGTTTCATCTGCTTCTGCACACTGAGGACTTCCTTCATGGCCTCCTCATACTTGCTCTGAGTTTCTTTGAGTTTCTGACTGAGGTCAGAGCCATTCTCCGAAATCTCTGTGTTGTTCAAGCACAACAGGTCTGTCCTTTGCGACTGGAGTTCAGCCTGGAGCTGTTGCTTCTCTGCTTCTGAGCTCTCCAATCGCTTCTGCAAATCGTGCAAGGTATCTTGTAGCTGCTGAATCCTGACACTGCTGTCAACAGTGGACTTCCCCACTGGGTCCTCAGCAGACGGAGATGATTTGGCATCTGAGGAAGGGGCTTCAATAGATTTGCCCTGGGATGAGGTCAGGTCAGTCTGGGTGGAATGGAAAGAGTCGAAGCTTAGGTCAGCTTCAGCCTCCTTGGGCGATTTGGCCTGggaaagaaaccagaaatgtAACACCGAGGAGTGGCTAGGTGTGCAGACAACCAGAATGCAAGAGACAAGCTTAAGTTTAGGTGTGGAAGGGCAGGGTTATAATTTTGCACGTGCACTCCTAGATCATGAGAACACATAGTCTTTGGCATGAGAGCCAGACTCACAGTGTAAGCTCACTCAGGGTTCTATTTGCACAGgccatttctgtatttttaaaacattagaatTTGTTTCATCTGTAAAACCTCtgattcctttttctcctttgtttcttatCTCATTTCAATTGGCCAAAGCACGGCATAGTTATTTTCTATCAGGTCCTTAAGATGATTAGAGACCAGTTTTACTAAATCAATGGCTGGTATCTAAGCaaggaggtgggtgggaggatAGGGACAAGGAGGCGGGAGGAGGGATGAAGGGTAACCCAAACTAAGGTGCATGGAACAGCCATATGGAAACTTACTATTTATCTTATAAGGATATTAAGTTATAATCTAAAAAATGTGAGTTTGAGTAGAGGTACTCGCCATCAATGGACAATGCTCCTGCCAGAAGCCATGAGTTATTAGATGAAAGTCCCAGAGCTAAGTGTATGGGATACCTCCCTATGAGGTGTTCCTTATAGACACCCTAAGGCCCCTATAACAACACATGTGATTGACAGCGCTCTTGGTTGCCCACAGGAACTTAACGGTAAGACTCAGTTGCCAGATTTACTTTGGTTACAAGATAAGGAGAAACCAGTTGTAGCTGAGCCGTAAATGTCTTCTCTACTGGCTACCTCTCACAGCCAGAAGGTGCTATGTAAGCTGATGGGAAAGAAAAGTCATCAACAATCTTACCCCATCAGTGAACTCTGTGACCTGCCACAgtgacctgccaggcaagatgtgctgCCTGATGCAACAGTGGTATGCTGTTTCTAATTGGGTCTGAGGCCCCTCTACAGTAGGGAATGTATACTTGGTCTGTAAAAAACATGCCAAGAGCCCATGACTGAGGAGGTCACAGACCCCAGAGATGGAGGGAACCTactattattgtttgttttaccaaAGGGTCGCAGATTAGTGCTCTGCCTAGTCTTGATCAGAGATACTTCTAATTATAGGTATGTGACAGTTAATAGAGAAATCCATAGCTGGAACTGGAGCTGTGACCtgccctgtaggtgctgggaactgaatctgggtcctctggaagagcagcaagtgcccttaaccgctgagccatctcgccagccctatataaatgaattttatctatattctatatttaagatttttatttgttgctATACTTATCaaactatatataattatacataatttAGCAATTTTCAAAAATAGGACTAACGAACAAATAATCTGAAAGCATTAAGAGTTTTAAAGCTGACtagatttaaaaagaaggaaattgtgTGGCTTGAACTGACTACTCTTGAACAAACCAATATTTTAACCCTCTAGAGTAGTGTCATGCCATTATTTACTAACCTGCAATTTATCTTGTAATTCCTTGTTGTGCAACGTGAGGGAAGCAACTTTTGCTTGCAATAGGACAAGAAGCTCTTGTTGGTCAGCTTCAGAACTTATATCCAATAAGCTGTCAGCAccttgggaaaagagaaagagaatgtgaaCCTATTGAAGAATTCAATACAAAATTCAAGTGTCATTCCT
This window contains:
- the Rai14 gene encoding ankycorbin isoform X2 is translated as MKSLKAKFRKSDTNEWNKNDDRLLQAVENGDAEKVASLLGKKGASATKHDSEGKSAFHLAAAKGHVECLKVMVTHGVDVTAQDTSGHSALHIAAKNGHPEYIKKLLQCKSPAESLDNSGKTALHYAAAQGYLQAVQVLCEHKSPVNLKDLDGNIPLLVAVQSGHSEVCHFLLDHGADVNSRDKNGRTALMLACETGSSNIVEALIKKGADLNLVDSLGHNALYYSKLSENAGIQSLLLSKISQDADLKTQTKPKQHDQVSKISSERSGTPKKRKAPPPPISPTQLSDVSSPRSITSTPLSGKEAVFFAEAPFKAEISSIQENKDRLSDSTTGADSLLDISSEADQQELLVLLQAKVASLTLHNKELQDKLQAKSPKEAEADLSFDSFHSTQTDLTSSQGKSIEAPSSDAKSSPSAEDPVGKSTVDSSVRIQQLQDTLHDLQKRLESSEAEKQQLQAELQSQRTDLLCLNNTEISENGSDLSQKLKETQSKYEEAMKEVLSVQKQMKLGLLSHESADGYSHPREARVTDEEIDALKQDLQNALEESERNKERVRELEARLAEKEKAGATKPPTEECEERKSSHCSIIENMNKEKALLFEKYQQAQEEIMKLKDTLKSQTPPEAPDDAGDMKEAMNRMIDELNKQVNELSQLYKEAQAELEDYRKRKSLEDATEYIHKAEHERLMHVTNLSRAKAEEALSEMKSQYSKVLNELTQLKQLVDAHKENSVSITEHLQVITTLRTTAKEMEEKISSLKERLASKEAEVARLEKKFLEEKAAMTDAMVPKSAYEKLQASLESEVNVLATKLKDSVKEKEKAHSEVAQVRSEVSQVKREKESIQMLLKSKEQEISELLQKCQQAQEELAGMKRYSATTSKLEEDKDEKINEMSKEVLKLKEALNSLSQLSYSTSSSKRQTQQLEVLQQQVKQLQNQLAECKKQHQEVISVYRMHLLYAVQGQMDEDVQKVLKQILTMCKNQSQKK
- the Rai14 gene encoding ankycorbin isoform X1; protein product: MKSLKAKFRKSDTNEWNKNDDRLLQAVENGDAEKVASLLGKKGASATKHDSEGKSAFHLAAAKGHVECLKVMVTHGVDVTAQDTSGHSALHIAAKNGHPEYIKKLLQCKSPAESLDNSGKTALHYAAAQGYLQAVQVLCEHKSPVNLKDLDGNIPLLVAVQSGHSEVCHFLLDHGADVNSRDKNGRTALMLACETGSSNIVEALIKKGADLNLVDSLGHNALYYSKLSENAGIQSLLLSKISQDADLKTQTKPKQLSDVSSPRSITSTPLSGKEAVFFAEAPFKAEISSIQENKDRLSDSTTGADSLLDISSEADQQELLVLLQAKVASLTLHNKELQDKLQAKSPKEAEADLSFDSFHSTQTDLTSSQGKSIEAPSSDAKSSPSAEDPVGKSTVDSSVRIQQLQDTLHDLQKRLESSEAEKQQLQAELQSQRTDLLCLNNTEISENGSDLSQKLKETQSKYEEAMKEVLSVQKQMKLGLLSHESADGYSHPREARVTDEEIDALKQDLQNALEESERNKERVRELEARLAEKEKAGATKPPTEECEERKSSHCSIIENMNKEKALLFEKYQQAQEEIMKLKDTLKSQTPPEAPDDAGDMKEAMNRMIDELNKQVNELSQLYKEAQAELEDYRKRKSLEDATEYIHKAEHERLMHVTNLSRAKAEEALSEMKSQYSKVLNELTQLKQLVDAHKENSVSITEHLQVITTLRTTAKEMEEKISSLKERLASKEAEVARLEKKFLEEKAAMTDAMVPKSAYEKLQASLESEVNVLATKLKDSVKEKEKAHSEVAQVRSEVSQVKREKESIQMLLKSKEQEISELLQKCQQAQEELAGMKRYSATTSKLEEDKDEKINEMSKEVLKLKEALNSLSQLSYSTSSSKRQTQQLEVLQQQVKQLQNQLAECKKQHQEVISVYRMHLLYAVQVW